The genome window ATTGTCTTAAAGCTTGCATATAATCTTTTGGAAAAAAAACAGCACACCAACCTTGATAGGGTTCAGCATAAAATCCTGCGATATTTGATAAGTCAACGCCTGATTGTTCTAAGTTTTTCATGCTATATTCAAAAAATTCTGCGCCAGTCATATTTTTTTCTTTTAAAACCCAAGGATAGGGATAAGGTAAATGAAATATTTCTGGATGATTATACTTAATCCATTTTTTTCCACTGGGCTTTCCACCAAGGGTCTGAGACCCCATGGTTTTTCCATGAAATGATCCTTCAAAACCCACTACAATTGTTTTATTTTGGTTAATTTTAGATCCATATAATCTTAACATTTTAAGAGCGGCTTCTGTCGCTTCCGAGCCCGTCGATAATAAAAGCACTTTATTTAATTGCTTTTCAGTAATATCTAAAATTAATTTACAAAGCTTTGCTCTTAATTCAGTTTGATAATAATAAGCGTTCAATAGTTGATGATTCACAGTATCTATAATGGCAGAACATATTTTAGGATGCGAATGGCCAACATTGGCAACAAAAATTGTTGACGTAAAATCTATCCAACAGTTTCCAGAAGAATCAAAGACTTGATATCCAGAAGCTCTGTCCCAAACAACCGGAAGTTGATCATTCATAGACAAGGGTTCTAAAGATAAACATTCTTGAATGATAGGAATTGTTGCTGGGTTTGGTATGGGTGTATTAATGTTACGATATTTTGTCGCAATTTTATCGACATTTACGGGAGTCAGGGAAAACTCATACATTAAATAATCTCCTATTTAAATTAAATCAATATTTCTACAAGTTCAATATAATTTCCTTCTGGATCCTGGCAAAAACAAACTTTAGCTTTTCCAGAAGAAGATAGTTTGGGAAGACTTATAAATTTAATATTATTTAATTTCAAATAATTGTATGCTTCATCTACATTTGTAACAGTCAAAGCCATATGCGCATTTCCTAAATCATATATCATTTTTGAATCTTTTTTGCTATCACCTCTATTTATATTTAAATAAAGTAATAACTCAAGCATCCAGCCATCAGGGGCAACCATTTTTACAACATGAATTTTGCAGTTTTCCACCCCAAGTATATGAGATATAAAATCACCTTGTTCAATCTCGTTTGATTTAATTTTAAACCCCAATAAATTAACATAAAATGATATCATTATATCTATGTTTAATACAGGAATGCCTATATGCCTACCAGCATTAATAATCTGATTCATAATTCCTCAAAATTTATTTAAATAAGTTTTCTTCAACAATTTCACAAATAATATGTCCAATCATAATATGACTTTCTTGAATATTTGGTGTATGTTCTGAGGGAATTCTAATACAAACATCGCATATATCAAGCAATTTCCCACCACTTTTTCCAGTTAATCCAACAACGATCATACCTTTTTTCTTCGCTGCTAAGGCAGCCTCAAGAACATTTTTAGAATTTCCACTTGTGGAAATTGCTAATAAAACATCATTATGAGTTCCGAAAGCTTCTACTTGTCTAGAGAAAACAAAATCATAATTGTAATCATTCGCTATTGCGGTGAGAGATGAAGTGTTACAGTTTAACGCTATGGCAAAAAGAGCTTTTCTTTCTATTAAAAATCTTGAGACAAATTCTGCTGCAATATGTTGACTGTCAGCAGCACTGCCTCCATTTCCGCATATCAGTAGTTTATTATTTCCTCGAAAAGCATTTTCAATTACTTTAACTGCAAATGATATTTCTTCATGGCATAGTTTTGCTATATTTAATTTAACATCTATTGATTTTTGTATTAATTCCTGAATTTTATTTTCTTCCATTTTTAATCCTTAAATGCAAATTTATAATTACTTTCTTGAATAGAAATATCAAATTTCTTTGCAAAACCTGAAAGTTCATTTTCAAAAGTAGTAGAATATTCATAGACAAGATCAAATTTTGCTTTATTTTTTCCTAAAAATGTTTCTACAATTCTTCTAGCATTAGAGTCTTTAATACAATATCCTATTAATAAATTATTTGGCTTACTACACAAATCTAAAATATTCATAAAATGCAGAATTTTTTCCTGATTATTTTCCATTAAATTTCTATAAAAATTTAAAATATCAAAAAAAACTAATTTTCTACTTTCTAAAAAATCTAATTTATCTGAAAAATAATTTTTTAAATCATTCACAGCTTGATTATATCTTTCTGGTGTACCAATATCTCTAATATAATCAATAGATTTATATGCAAAAATAGCTCGCTCTTTTTGCAATAAACTTGGAAGAAAATCTTTTTCGAAATTCTGGGGAAATTTATCTTGAACATCAGAAATTAATTCAGTATTTAAAATAGAAACAGCTGCATTTACATTATTAAGAAAAAGCATTTCATTAGGATGCGGACGAACTATTAATTCATTAATTTTTCCAGTTTGCTCGTTGTAATCTATCAAGTCAGCATCTAAAGGATGAAAGTTCGAATGAACAGTCAGTGTACATTCAGAGTTTTTTTGCTCATGATATAAACAAAATTTATTAAAATTAATATTAAAAATTAAATCTCCGCTTAAAAAAATGAGATATTTTCTATCTACTTTATTTTTAACCAGAGATAAACAACCAAATGTATCTAAAGGAGTTTCTTCAATAATAACTACCACTTTATCGTCGTAGCATTGATTAACTCTTTGTTTAATGATCTCAGCTTTATATCCAGCTAAAATAAATATTTTTTCAATTCCTAAGTCTAAAAGTGAGTCTATCTGCCAAAAAAGAACTGGTTTGCCATTAAATTCAATGAGTGGCTTAGGAAGCTCCGGAAATAAAGCTTTAATTCTAGTTCCTTTTCCACCAGCCAGAATAGCTGCTGAATAGTTTTTAAAATTTATTTGACAATGCTCTCCCACCTAATACCTCAATGAAAAAAACTAGTCTGACCACCATCTACTGTTAAAATAGCGCCTGTAATAAACGAAGCTTGTTTAGAACAAAGAAACAAGCATGCTTGTGCAACTTCATTCACTTCCCCCAAACGATTCATAGGGACATGCGTTTTAAGCATTGTTTGAACTTTTATAGGATCTTCTCGCATTTTGATATCCCATACTCCACCTGGAAAAAATATATTCCCTAAGGCCAAACAGTTTACCCTAATTCCTTTTGGTGCTAATTTTTTTGACAGGTGTTTAGAAAACGTCTGTAAAGCAGATTTTGCAACTGAGTAATCTATCGGTGCCTCATAGGCTTCTAGCCCACAAATAGAACTAATAAATAATATATTACCAGAAGATTTTTCCAATAAAGGAAGGAATTCTCGTACCGTATTCACTGCTGAATTAAAATTTAAATTCAAGACTTTCTCAAATTGCTCAGAACTCGGAACAGGATCTAATACACTTTTACCACTACCTACGTTACAAACTAAAATATCTAATTCAGAAATTTCTTTTTCAATATTTTTTCTTAAATTTGATATAGAAATAGAATCAGTAAAATCACATTCTCTCAACTCTACTTTTTCTTTAATTTCCATTGGAAATTGTGAATTATTAAAAGAGTCTATAGTTCTAGCAGTATAAAAAACTTTTGCTCCATTTATAGCAAAATGATTTGCTATACTCAATCCAATTCCTCTGGAAGAGCCTGTGACAAGAACCTTATTGTTTTCAAATTCAATTTTCATTTCACAACCACTATTCTTTAATATTTATTTACAAGATAATCGTGAACACTATACTTGTATTTCTGAATTTGATATTCTAAATATTCAAAATCATTTATAGTATCAATTTCAGTACAGACAGGAGATTCAAAAGCTAATATTTTATCTCCATGAAGAGAATTGTTTTTCATAATTATATCATTAATAACTATATCAATATACCCATCAGGAATATAAACTTTTGGTACCTGTTGACGGGGGGCTACTGAGTAATTATTAATATTGTTACCCGCTAAAGGTATAAAATATTTATTCAAGTTATCTTTTAAAAACCATTTATAAGGAGACTCAGGACATTCATGTGCAGAGCGTAAAGAAGTAAAATCATTATTTTCTAAGAAAAGTTTTATAGCATTACTTAAAATATTGACTTCTCGCAAAGGTGTTGTAGGTCGAAAATGCACCCAGGAATCAGGTAATTTTACATCATTTTTTAGGAACCAATGAATTGTATGCTGCATAAATTCCAAATCACTTGAATTGTCTTGGGATATATCCGCGGGACGAAGAAAAGGAACTTCTGCTCCAAATTTTAGTGCTATCTCTGCAATTTCTTCTGAATCTGTAGAGACAATTACTTTTTGAATTTGGGGACACATTTTTGCTGCAGCAATTGAATAAGCAATTAATGGAAAATTACCAAGTAGTTTGATATTTTTTTTTGGTACCCCTTTTGATCCGCCTCTTGCAGGAATTATTGCATAGAAATTCATATTAAATTCTCTTTTATATTTTTAAACAAATCTTGTATGTACATTAACTGCTTTTTAAAAATATTTAAACCTTCATCATCTCTGTATGCTTGCATAATAAATAAACCTTCATAGTTTAATTTATTCAATAATACTAATACTTCTTTTATATTTGCATCTCCTGTTCCAAGAACGACAGAGCCACCGTTCTTTTTTCTGTCTTTTATATGAACGTCTGTTACATAGCTGCCATAAAACTCAAACTCTTTACTAGGATTATATCCAATACTTGCACTATTTCCAATATCATAATTAACAGCGATCATTTTACTTGGAAAATTTTTAAGTAAAGATAAAAATTTCTCAGGACACAAATCAGTTTCCAAAGATAAATAAACTGAATTTAATTCAGCATCCTTTAAGCATTGTGAAATTGACTGGACAAAAATCATTTTATCATCATCAGTTTTTAAAGATGAATTATCTACACAAGGAATTACTATATTATTTACTCCAAGAGTAGGCGAAATTTTTATGATATGTTTTAGAATAGAAACAGCTTCTTCAAGTCTATATTTATCTGTCCCATGCAAAGGAGATTCCATAAAAAAATCTGCACAAATACTTTTAACAGTGACGCCTGTCTCTTGAATAATTCCTTTAATTTCCTCAATACCACCGGAATAAATTAAAGGATTTTTTTCAAATTTGGCATAGTCTAAAATAAATTCAATACTGTCTAAATTTAAGGAAGCTGCTATAGGGAACTCATCTTTCCAAAAATGAATAGGGTGTGCCTGATATCTTCCTTCAAATTTTGGTAACAAGCGCCCCTGCATTACACCAAGTTTTAATTCTTTCAAAACCATTTCTCCAATCTCTCAAGCGCAATCCAAAACCCTTCACCATCATTTTTATGCCCCTGCCAAATTTCAGGAATAAATGATGCTTTTGGACAATGCTTATCCAACAAATAAGCTAGCTTATTAAATTCAATCTCTCCCTCACCAATTTGGAGACCTTCACCGTCTACTCCTTCTGCATCACCTAAATGAATATGAGCTGTGTAAGGTGCGACTAAATTTAAAAATTGCTCCATACTATATTTGTGATAATTACACGTTAGATGCGAATGTGAATAATCTAAACACATTCTATAATTAAATTCTTTACAAAACCAAGCGCATTCTTCAGGAAATTTAAATAAGTTTTGATATTGCTGTCCCCCCATATGCCATGGAAAAGGAGCCATTGTTTGTGGTATTAACTCTACTTCAGGATCTTCAAATTGTTTGAAACTTTCAAGAAGTTCAAAGTACATAGGCTTTCTTAGATGTTCTTGCAGAGGAGAATTTTGTGTAAATCCCCCTACGTTTGCTACAATTAAAGGCCTTTTTTCATTTGGAAAATATTTTTTTAATTCCTTCGTAATAGAAACAACTTTTTTCATATTTTGAATAGACTTTTTCCTATACTCTAAATCAGGAGAACAAAGATCTAACAGATGATCACCTTCAAACAACTCAGGAGCATGAACAACAAACCCTTGTGTATAATTCCTATCAAAAAATTGTGAAATATTCTCATCCATATCTTTGTAACTTAAATGAAACTCAACAATGTCCGGATGAGATATTTCTATTATTTGTTTATAGTCATGATATCTTACAGGCACACCCCAATTTCTTTTAAATTTATATTTTTTAGGTCTAACTAGTAAATTACCGGGAAGATCAGAATCATACAAAATTTCACCTGGGTTAATATTTCTCTTTGCTAAATTCCCAATTAATTGATTAACTTTATAGGGCTGTAGACCTTTACCTGGGCTAATAAATTCAAACATGTCTTCTTTAAATACTTCATCCTTACTAATAAAAACTTTAGCTGTAATACTTTTCGCTAAGTTTTCTCTATTAATCAACTCTCCTTGGCTTATTCTTCTTTTAATATTTTTCGAACCGAGGGCTAACTCCACATTCCTGATACAACGAACCATTTCTTTCATTTCGCTAGGCAATAGACTAACTTTATGGTCGTTACCTTCCATTTTTTTATCGAAAGTAAAATGCTTCTCAATAATTTTAGCGCCTAAAGCGACAGCTGCAATAGGAACTTCAATTCCTCTTTCATGTCCTGAATAACCTACTATTGAAGTCATTTTTTGGAGTTGGGATAAATAATTTAAATTAACATCTTTAAAAGGACTGGGGTAAGTAGAATTGCAATGTAATAAAGCATAAGGAGAGTCTAAAGAATTCAATAGATCAATAGCAAATTCAATTTCATTTTGAGATGACATCCCACAGGAACAAATTAAAGGTTTTCCTGTTTTTGCAATGGCTGTTAGGAGTTCATGATTTGTGAGATCAGCTGAAGCAACTTTATATAAATTAATGCCGTAATCTGCTAAAGCATTTACACTTTGTACATCCCAAGGAGTACAGAAAGCAATAATGTTCTTTTCTTTACAGTAATCAAATAATCCAAAAAGGTCATGATTAGATAATTGAACTCTAGATAATAAATCTAGAGTATATTGTGTTGACAAATCTGCTTCACTATTTTTATTAGCAAAAGATTTTCCATACAAACTTTCCATATTTCGCATTTGAAACTTTACGGCATCGACTCCACAGTCAATAGCGGAATCAATAAGCTCTTTGGCAAGTTTAACTGAACCATTATGATTATTTCCAATTTCAGCAATAATAAAAGCAGGTTGATTTTCACCTACCCCTTTGTTTTCAACTTTAAACTCTTTAAATATCATTTTAATTTCCCTGATTTAAATCACTTACTCTGACAGTCCAACTTCTTACACCCTGCATTTCAAAAATAAAATCTTTAACAATGAGACCTTTTTCCTTCAAAAACTTTGTTAATCTCGCTTTTTGTTCTGCGTGAGATTGAAAAAGAAAAAAACCACCTCCACCCGCACCCATAATTTTACCGCCAATAGCACCATTTAATTTACTTGAATTATAAATATCATCTAAAACGTCATCACTTATGCCATTTGCAAATTTTTTCTTAAGCTCCCATGATTCATCTAGCAATAAACCAAAGGAATCTATTTCTCCTCTAAGCAATAAAGATTTCATTTCATATGCTATTTCTCTGGTTCTATGGGCATATTCAACGACATGATTTTTTTTCATCTCTTTTTTCTGCTGATTATGAATTTGCCCAACAGGATGTCCTTTTCCTGAAAAACAAACAAGTAATCGTTCTTCCAATTCATTAATAACTTCTTGATTTAATTTCAAAGAAAACACTTCATTTTTTTTGGAATTAAATTCAATAAAATTAAAACCTCCAAAGACAGTAGCATATTGGTCCTGCCAGCCTCCAGCAAAAGCAAGCTCAATTCTCTCTGCTTGAAAAGCCATTTCAGCAATTTCATGACTATTTAATTTATCTTCTCTAAATTGATTAAATGCAGAAATAACTGCAGATACAACTGCTGATGAGCCACCTAGACCCGAATGCAAAGGAAAATCGCAATAGATCTCTAATTCAAAACCATATTTAGGTTTTAATAAGTTTAATACTGCTTTAATTAGATCTAAGTTACCATTATAAATCATTTCATCTATAGTAGCGAATTCAACTATTTGATTAAAATCATGCGAAATAATTGTTATCTTTGAATCTAGCCGTTTTTTTAAGCTACAATGTGCATAAAGATTAATAGTAGCATTAAATACAGCGCCACCAAAATCAGAAAAGTAAGATGTTAAGTCGGTACCCCCCCCCCCAAAGCTGATACGGACAGGTGCTTTTCCTCTTGCCAATAAATTTGCAGTTTCTCTATAATGTAACATTTCAGGAAAAATAATATCAATTGGTTTACCTGAATCATCAATAATAGGAATAAATTTACATCCACAATCAAATATTTTTAAAACTTCTTCTCTAGTATAAAAAGAATTAACATAATTAAATGAAGTATTGACGAAGTTTTTTGGGCTGTCTAATTGATGAGCCCCTTCAATAAATGCTCTTCTAATATCACCGTCTGTTAATAATCCTTTAATTTTTTGATTCTGATCTAATGCAATGATAAAACCTTTTGCATTGCTTTCAATTTTTTCTAAACAATCCAATATTGTGGTATCTTCTTTAATTTCTAATGATAATTCACTAATTATAGGTAGCATATAAAAATACCTCTCTATTTCACCAAATTGATCTTCCACCATCGATCACTAAATTGGCGCCATTCATATAAGACGATGCATCTGAGCATAAAAAAATAATAGCACCTTGATATTCATTTGCATTTGCCATTCTACCAAGAGGTATTTTTTTAGCTACATTCGATAGAAATAAAGTATTTTGATTATTAAATACACCACCTGGAGAAATTGAATTAGATCGCACTCCTTTATCAGCCCAATAAGTTGCTAAATATTTTGTTAAACCAATTATACCATGCTTTGTTATGGAATAACTAACTGGTTTTACATCTTGTTGATCATCCGGTAAACCTTCTTTGTAATATAATCTTTGATCAGGTGCAATTATGCCTAAATCTGAAGAAATATTTATAATATTCCCAAAATTTCGTTTTGACATTTCTGTACCAAAAATTTTTGAGCAAATGACGGAACCTTTTAAGCTAACATCTAAATCTTTTGACCATAAATCAAAGTCTAAATTTTCTAATCGATTATTTGCTTTCATACCAACTGCGCCTACAGCTGGATTACAAGCAGCATTGTTAATGAGCGTGTCAACAAATATTCCTTTTTCCTTTAATTCATTAAATACATTTAAAACACTTTGTTCAGAAGTGATATCCATTTGATAATAAATGGATTGATTTACATATTTTTGATTTAGATCATGCGATAAATTCTTAACTTTTTCAATATCGATATCGGTTAAAATAACATTGCCACCAAAAGCCATTATAGCTTCGGCATGCATTTTTCCTAATAAACCTGCACTACCCGTAATTAATATATTTTTATTTTCTAAAGAAAATAAATTATTTGAGATATTCATAAACTAACCTTTATATTTTTTAACATTTTATTAAGAATATATGACATTTTTAAGAAATTTTGTGCAAAGCCCAATTTAGTATAAATTTCTGGCTGATATTCTTTTTTTGATTTTGTCACTAGTAATTTTGATAAATCCTCGTTCCCAGCATCAAGAGCTCTCATTGCCGCTCTCAAATAAGAAAATGATTTGTTCATTTTATAAAACTCCATTGTTTTATTACTAATATTTATTTCAGAGTTTTTACTAATGAATGAGTCTAAACATTTATACATAACATCTAAATCACAATTTTTACGTATAGCAGAAGATCCCTGCTGTTCATGAATACGATAATTTAATAGAGGTTCCATTACAAATGCTATTTTTTCTCCATTTTTAAGTATTTTTAACCAAGCATTTAAATCTTCATTAGTTGGAAAATCATCATCAAATAAATTTTTTAATAAGCTTGATTTTCTGGTCATATAACTAGGACAAGGAAGAAAATTTCCATACTCAAGAAAAACTGGTAAAATGGAATTTAAATCACCGATTAATAATTTAGCTTTTTCTTCAAAAGAAAAATTGTATAAAAAATTATAATTTTTATTCTTTATAATATTTTTTTCTGAATTTAAAAAATTTAACTGAGTAAAAACATGATTTACTTCTGAGTAATTTAACAAAACATTATATTGTTTTTCAATTATTTTCTCAGAATAGATATCATCAGCATGATATATTGCCACATATTTACCGTTTGTTTTTTCAATTGCACTTGAAATATTTTTTGTATATCCGATATTTGTCTCATTTTTAAAAAATTTTACTCTAGAATCTTTTCGACAAAAATCACTAACTATAGTGGAAGAATCATCAGTGGAACAATTATC of Pigmentibacter sp. JX0631 contains these proteins:
- a CDS encoding aspartate aminotransferase family protein — encoded protein: MYEFSLTPVNVDKIATKYRNINTPIPNPATIPIIQECLSLEPLSMNDQLPVVWDRASGYQVFDSSGNCWIDFTSTIFVANVGHSHPKICSAIIDTVNHQLLNAYYYQTELRAKLCKLILDITEKQLNKVLLLSTGSEATEAALKMLRLYGSKINQNKTIVVGFEGSFHGKTMGSQTLGGKPSGKKWIKYNHPEIFHLPYPYPWVLKEKNMTGAEFFEYSMKNLEQSGVDLSNIAGFYAEPYQGWCAVFFPKDYMQALRQWCDLNNSLLGFDEVQAGFGRTGKLFGYQHFDITPDIIWCGKAISSSLPVSAVIGRSEIIDIDPSLNSTHGGNPLGAAAAYAAITALLEEDLINEAARKGNIIEKELYKWQSEMPGIVCEIFGTGMVWAVLIRNPITKELDIDLVDRIIEKAMQKGLLSIRTCCGTIKLGPPLSIDDEALIEGIGILKESLSELL
- a CDS encoding VOC family protein is translated as MNQIINAGRHIGIPVLNIDIMISFYVNLLGFKIKSNEIEQGDFISHILGVENCKIHVVKMVAPDGWMLELLLYLNINRGDSKKDSKMIYDLGNAHMALTVTNVDEAYNYLKLNNIKFISLPKLSSSGKAKVCFCQDPEGNYIELVEILI
- a CDS encoding D-sedoheptulose 7-phosphate isomerase codes for the protein MEENKIQELIQKSIDVKLNIAKLCHEEISFAVKVIENAFRGNNKLLICGNGGSAADSQHIAAEFVSRFLIERKALFAIALNCNTSSLTAIANDYNYDFVFSRQVEAFGTHNDVLLAISTSGNSKNVLEAALAAKKKGMIVVGLTGKSGGKLLDICDVCIRIPSEHTPNIQESHIMIGHIICEIVEENLFK
- a CDS encoding NDP-sugar synthase, translated to MGEHCQINFKNYSAAILAGGKGTRIKALFPELPKPLIEFNGKPVLFWQIDSLLDLGIEKIFILAGYKAEIIKQRVNQCYDDKVVVIIEETPLDTFGCLSLVKNKVDRKYLIFLSGDLIFNINFNKFCLYHEQKNSECTLTVHSNFHPLDADLIDYNEQTGKINELIVRPHPNEMLFLNNVNAAVSILNTELISDVQDKFPQNFEKDFLPSLLQKERAIFAYKSIDYIRDIGTPERYNQAVNDLKNYFSDKLDFLESRKLVFFDILNFYRNLMENNQEKILHFMNILDLCSKPNNLLIGYCIKDSNARRIVETFLGKNKAKFDLVYEYSTTFENELSGFAKKFDISIQESNYKFAFKD
- a CDS encoding SDR family oxidoreductase; protein product: MKIEFENNKVLVTGSSRGIGLSIANHFAINGAKVFYTARTIDSFNNSQFPMEIKEKVELRECDFTDSISISNLRKNIEKEISELDILVCNVGSGKSVLDPVPSSEQFEKVLNLNFNSAVNTVREFLPLLEKSSGNILFISSICGLEAYEAPIDYSVAKSALQTFSKHLSKKLAPKGIRVNCLALGNIFFPGGVWDIKMREDPIKVQTMLKTHVPMNRLGEVNEVAQACLFLCSKQASFITGAILTVDGGQTSFFH
- a CDS encoding acylneuraminate cytidylyltransferase family protein — translated: MNFYAIIPARGGSKGVPKKNIKLLGNFPLIAYSIAAAKMCPQIQKVIVSTDSEEIAEIALKFGAEVPFLRPADISQDNSSDLEFMQHTIHWFLKNDVKLPDSWVHFRPTTPLREVNILSNAIKLFLENNDFTSLRSAHECPESPYKWFLKDNLNKYFIPLAGNNINNYSVAPRQQVPKVYIPDGYIDIVINDIIMKNNSLHGDKILAFESPVCTEIDTINDFEYLEYQIQKYKYSVHDYLVNKY
- a CDS encoding sugar phosphate isomerase/epimerase family protein; this translates as MKELKLGVMQGRLLPKFEGRYQAHPIHFWKDEFPIAASLNLDSIEFILDYAKFEKNPLIYSGGIEEIKGIIQETGVTVKSICADFFMESPLHGTDKYRLEEAVSILKHIIKISPTLGVNNIVIPCVDNSSLKTDDDKMIFVQSISQCLKDAELNSVYLSLETDLCPEKFLSLLKNFPSKMIAVNYDIGNSASIGYNPSKEFEFYGSYVTDVHIKDRKKNGGSVVLGTGDANIKEVLVLLNKLNYEGLFIMQAYRDDEGLNIFKKQLMYIQDLFKNIKENLI
- a CDS encoding N-acetylneuraminate synthase family protein — its product is MIFKEFKVENKGVGENQPAFIIAEIGNNHNGSVKLAKELIDSAIDCGVDAVKFQMRNMESLYGKSFANKNSEADLSTQYTLDLLSRVQLSNHDLFGLFDYCKEKNIIAFCTPWDVQSVNALADYGINLYKVASADLTNHELLTAIAKTGKPLICSCGMSSQNEIEFAIDLLNSLDSPYALLHCNSTYPSPFKDVNLNYLSQLQKMTSIVGYSGHERGIEVPIAAVALGAKIIEKHFTFDKKMEGNDHKVSLLPSEMKEMVRCIRNVELALGSKNIKRRISQGELINRENLAKSITAKVFISKDEVFKEDMFEFISPGKGLQPYKVNQLIGNLAKRNINPGEILYDSDLPGNLLVRPKKYKFKRNWGVPVRYHDYKQIIEISHPDIVEFHLSYKDMDENISQFFDRNYTQGFVVHAPELFEGDHLLDLCSPDLEYRKKSIQNMKKVVSITKELKKYFPNEKRPLIVANVGGFTQNSPLQEHLRKPMYFELLESFKQFEDPEVELIPQTMAPFPWHMGGQQYQNLFKFPEECAWFCKEFNYRMCLDYSHSHLTCNYHKYSMEQFLNLVAPYTAHIHLGDAEGVDGEGLQIGEGEIEFNKLAYLLDKHCPKASFIPEIWQGHKNDGEGFWIALERLEKWF
- a CDS encoding CBS domain-containing protein, giving the protein MLPIISELSLEIKEDTTILDCLEKIESNAKGFIIALDQNQKIKGLLTDGDIRRAFIEGAHQLDSPKNFVNTSFNYVNSFYTREEVLKIFDCGCKFIPIIDDSGKPIDIIFPEMLHYRETANLLARGKAPVRISFGGGGTDLTSYFSDFGGAVFNATINLYAHCSLKKRLDSKITIISHDFNQIVEFATIDEMIYNGNLDLIKAVLNLLKPKYGFELEIYCDFPLHSGLGGSSAVVSAVISAFNQFREDKLNSHEIAEMAFQAERIELAFAGGWQDQYATVFGGFNFIEFNSKKNEVFSLKLNQEVINELEERLLVCFSGKGHPVGQIHNQQKKEMKKNHVVEYAHRTREIAYEMKSLLLRGEIDSFGLLLDESWELKKKFANGISDDVLDDIYNSSKLNGAIGGKIMGAGGGGFFLFQSHAEQKARLTKFLKEKGLIVKDFIFEMQGVRSWTVRVSDLNQGN
- a CDS encoding SDR family oxidoreductase translates to MNISNNLFSLENKNILITGSAGLLGKMHAEAIMAFGGNVILTDIDIEKVKNLSHDLNQKYVNQSIYYQMDITSEQSVLNVFNELKEKGIFVDTLINNAACNPAVGAVGMKANNRLENLDFDLWSKDLDVSLKGSVICSKIFGTEMSKRNFGNIINISSDLGIIAPDQRLYYKEGLPDDQQDVKPVSYSITKHGIIGLTKYLATYWADKGVRSNSISPGGVFNNQNTLFLSNVAKKIPLGRMANANEYQGAIIFLCSDASSYMNGANLVIDGGRSIW
- a CDS encoding glycosyltransferase family 2 protein, with product MNELVSIAIPSYNCGKFIKFTIESLLRQTYSNIEIIVSDNCSTDDSSTIVSDFCRKDSRVKFFKNETNIGYTKNISSAIEKTNGKYVAIYHADDIYSEKIIEKQYNVLLNYSEVNHVFTQLNFLNSEKNIIKNKNYNFLYNFSFEEKAKLLIGDLNSILPVFLEYGNFLPCPSYMTRKSSLLKNLFDDDFPTNEDLNAWLKILKNGEKIAFVMEPLLNYRIHEQQGSSAIRKNCDLDVMYKCLDSFISKNSEINISNKTMEFYKMNKSFSYLRAAMRALDAGNEDLSKLLVTKSKKEYQPEIYTKLGFAQNFLKMSYILNKMLKNIKVSL